The Tubulanus polymorphus chromosome 1, tnTubPoly1.2, whole genome shotgun sequence genome contains a region encoding:
- the LOC141913538 gene encoding nucleoporin Nup37-like, whose protein sequence is MPGELNDNSKPNSHSFEWQESVNCLEFSEYETSQNLLAIGGETRVSILSITLHDDNKDSWLEVETIREFHHGYKVLSICWSNATSLNVLPKCLRFCTVGADKKLRCFNSDLKSDDSVRVIEGHTDYINDVTFDPDKGDQIATVSDDLSCRIFDSTDGSQKVLFPLGSPGMSVCWHQEDPLKLMVAEKNGVIRFYNLVAQQPMMSLDCGQQPLLAADWCLRNSLKVAAVSATDLHVFDISVSCRPTDTKSVHSECATKVRWSRLHSHLLATLGRPGSTVKVLNLKLNQIPVVANDLLFRGLTWHFSQPMVAVGADKRVCLWTVESY, encoded by the exons ATGCCGGgtgaattaaatgataattcTAAACCTAACAGTCACAGTTTTGAATGGCAGGAATCAGTGAATTGTTTAGAATTCTCTGAGTATGAAACGAGTCAGAATCTATTAGCAATAGGAGGAGAAACTAGAGTTTCAATACTCTCCATTACACTTCAT GATGACAATAAAGACAGTTGGTTGGAAGTAGAAACAATacgtgaatttcatcatggTTATAAAGTTCTGTCTATTTGTTGGAGCAATGCTACGTCATTGAATGTTTTACCGAAATGTCTCAG ATTCTGTACGGTCGGAGCTGATAAGAAATTACGATGTTtcaattctgatttgaaatctGATGATTCAGTTCGT GTAATTGAAGGTCacacagattacatcaatgATGTAACGTTTGATCCCGATAAAGGAGATCAGATCGCCACTGTTAGCGATGATTTAAGTTGTCGTATATTTGATTCTACCGATGGTTCGCAGAAGGTTCTATTTCCGCTGGGATCACCGGGAATGAGCGTCTGTTGGCATCAAGAAGATCCTTTAAAG TTAATGGTTGCTGAGAAGAACGGAGTGATCAGGTTTTATAATCTAGTCGCCCAACAGCCAATGATGTCGTTAGATTGCGGTCAGCAGCCATTACTCGCTGCTGATTGGTGTTTGAGAAATTCACTGAAAGTTGCAGCAGTTTCAGCAACTGATTTACacgtatttgatatttcagtttcATG TCGCCCGACAGACACTAAATCAGTACATTCTGAATGCGCCACTAAAGTTCGCTGGTCGAGGCTTCACTCTCATCTGTTGGCTACGTTAGGTCGTCCGGGGTCAActgttaaagttttaaatcTCAAGTTGAATCAG ATACCGGTTGTTGCTAATGATTTACTGTTCAGAGGTCTCACGTGGCATTTCTCTCAACCAATGGTAGCGGTCGGTGCTGATAAAAGAGTTTGTTTATGGACCGTAGAAAGTTACTGA
- the LOC141905153 gene encoding monocarboxylate transporter 10-like has translation MTQTSTAAEQKDLLKPSGKNQKSDLQNGDVKDVKPDEDEIAEGGYGWLVCFASFWTNGTVFGTINTFGIFYQAMLKEYTTEKDSSDISFKTAWVGSVTIGMVFFMSPIVSIVTDRIGIRKTAFAGASLAFIGMLSSSFVKRLELLYLTYGLLLGIGSSFVYTPSLIILGHYFQRHLGIANGIVTFGSAVFTIVLPFALKEMLKLIGLSHTLQAMSSLYFILIFLTLLWKPVLKHKHSELNHLLSTESLVRAVGGCCRFIGKYLNMGIWRNRAYVIWVLSVGTALFGYFVPFVHLVKYTNENLPGSNPELLIMCIGGVSGVSRLAAGKLSDSPKINRIRLQQGSFAIMGILTTLIPLANAFWQLAIICVIMGLCDGTFVCLLGPIAFDIVGPRGASQAMGFLLGLLSIPMTAGPPIAGLLYDVMGSYNVAFHCAGAPPLIGAIIMFFIPKLVQHFPAVTHAEEEIIMSKLNLYGDDGKQDEFKLHSSGVWHRGELMDYIPPTRRRSSAAGHRQELLVLNSSLNLSNLVKPHEAVVQFDEHPATAVISNGHSSHQVEPLDENNENNSDEISERESVI, from the exons ATGACACAAACGTCGACAGCCGCTGAGCAGAAAGATCTGCTTAAACCCAGCGGtaaaaatcagaaatctgaTTTACAGAACGGAGATGTTAAAGATGTGAAGCCGGATGAGGATGAAATAGCTGAAGGTGGATACGGATGGCTCGTCTGTTTCGCGTCGTTCTGGACAAACGGAACCGTATTCGGAACTATCAATACATTTGGTATATTCTATCAGGCGATGTTAAAGGAATATACAACTGAGAAAGATAGCAGtgatatcagttttaaaacGG cgtGGGTCGGATCAGTAACTATAGGAATGGTATTCTTCATGTCGCCGATAGTGAGTATAGTTACAGACCGTATCGGGATTCGGAAGACGGCGTTCGCCGGTGCAAGTCTAGCGTTTATCGGAATGTTATCGAGTTCGTTCGTTAAACGGTTAGAATTGTTGTATCTAACGTACGGATTGTTGCTAGGTATCGGCTCGTCGTTCGTTTATACGCCGTCGCTCATTATACTCGGACACTACTTCCAGCGCCACCTGGGGATCGCTAACGGAATCGTAACGTTCGGTAGCGCCGTTTTTACGATCGTGCTGCCGTTCGCGTTAAAGGAGATGTTAAAACTGATCGGTTTAAGTCACACGCTTCAAGCGATGAGCTCCCTCTATTTCATACTCATATTTCTTACGTTGCTATGGAAACCCGTATTGAAACATAAACACTCGGAATTAAATCACTTGTTGTCGACGGAGAGTTTAGTTCGCGCTGTCGGCGGCTGCTGTCGATTCATcggtaaatatttgaatatgggAATCTGGAGGAATCGAGCGTACGTGATCTGGGTGCTGTCAGTAGGAACTGCGTTATTCGGTTACTTCGTGCCTTTCGTCCATTTG gtgaaATACACAAACGAAAATCTACCCGGTTCGAATCCAGAACTGTTGATTATGTGTATAGGTGGCGTATCAGGAGTTTCTCGATTAGCCGCCGGAAAATTATCCGATTCTCCAAAAATCAATCGCATTCGTCTTCAACAAGGATCGTTTGCAATAATGGGAATATTGACGACGTTGATACCGCTGGCGAACGCGTTCTGGCAACTGGCTATAATCTGTGTTATAATGGGTTTATGTGACGGaacgtttgtttgtttgttagGCCCGATAGCGTTCGATATCGTCGGCCCGAGAGGGGCGTCTCAAGCGATGGGTTTCCTCTTGGGTTTATTGTCGATACCGATGACCGCGGGGCCTCCGATTGCTG GGTTATTATACGACGTAATGGGTTCGTATAACGTAGCGTTTCATTGCGCGGGGGCGCCGCCTCTGATCGGTGCTATTATCATGTTCTTTATTCCGAAGCTTGTACAA CATTTCCCGGCTGTAACGCACGCTGAAGAGGAAATCATCATGTCGAAATTAAATCTCTACGGAGACGATGGAAAACAAG ATGAGTTTAAATTACATTCGAGTGGAGTTTGGCATCGAGGTGAATTAATGGATTATATCCCGCCGACTCGACGGAGGTCGTCTGCTGCCGGTCATCGTCAAGAGTTACTCGTATTAAACAGCAGTTTAAACCTATCAAACCTCGTTAAACCTCACGAGGCTGTTGTTCAATTTGACGAGCACCCGGCTACCGCCGTTATTAGTAACGGTCATAGTTCACACCAGGTGGAGCCACTCgatgaaaacaatgaaaataactCGGATGAAATATCGGAAAGAGAGTCAGTTATTTGA